In the Pseudanabaena sp. PCC 7367 genome, one interval contains:
- the cbiD gene encoding cobalt-precorrin-5B (C(1))-methyltransferase CbiD: MSELNQSDRSNRSSALGSTPNHISSPKSGYTLPVFAIAAAKAALIKLLSDHTHLESSDTRDIRGTKELSTLEIKDRKTVTIELLDESNSLATIAINQQARLDQYTALAITISDPGDNLDLTANTPIWAWVQLLPWQGESLMLAAGEGLGQTKSGRPAIYKYAKELAQANLLPLIPPQQTAQVKFILPEGRSLAQRTSNQAFGILDGLALLGTSGISQPLSAADKLADFRADLRAKAQDHDRLVFCIGANGNQVATKLGYAESETVQMANWVGVMLVEAALHHIQTMILVGYHGKLLKLAGGIFNTSSHLADGRIEVLTTAAVNQGLPQALCQKIARSLTAEAVQKLLAQPEFKPYQRPFFSHIGQQIQTRAKAYVHKYSDRQVDIEVILVDRQGQILFDSGSPS, encoded by the coding sequence TTGAGTGAATTAAATCAATCCGATCGCTCTAATCGATCTAGTGCGTTGGGAAGTACGCCGAATCATATTTCTAGTCCCAAAAGTGGCTATACGTTGCCTGTTTTTGCGATCGCTGCTGCCAAGGCCGCTTTAATTAAATTACTGAGCGATCATACACATCTGGAATCATCAGATACACGAGATATACGAGGTACTAAAGAGCTAAGCACATTAGAAATTAAAGATCGTAAAACAGTAACGATCGAGCTATTGGACGAGTCTAATTCATTGGCCACGATCGCCATTAATCAGCAGGCCAGGCTTGATCAATATACGGCGCTGGCAATCACAATTAGCGATCCTGGCGATAATTTAGACCTGACTGCCAATACACCGATCTGGGCATGGGTGCAGCTATTACCCTGGCAAGGCGAAAGTTTAATGCTGGCAGCAGGCGAGGGCTTGGGTCAAACCAAATCAGGGCGACCCGCTATTTATAAATATGCTAAAGAGCTAGCTCAGGCCAATCTATTGCCATTGATTCCACCGCAACAAACCGCCCAGGTCAAGTTTATTTTGCCAGAAGGGCGATCGCTGGCTCAACGCACCTCCAATCAAGCCTTTGGTATTCTAGATGGATTGGCTTTGTTGGGTACTAGTGGCATCTCCCAACCACTTTCCGCCGCAGACAAGTTGGCGGATTTTCGCGCTGACCTTAGAGCTAAAGCGCAAGACCACGATCGGCTTGTTTTTTGTATTGGCGCAAATGGCAATCAGGTGGCAACCAAGCTCGGTTACGCTGAATCAGAAACAGTGCAAATGGCCAACTGGGTAGGCGTGATGCTGGTGGAGGCTGCCTTGCATCATATTCAAACTATGATTTTGGTGGGATATCATGGCAAATTATTAAAACTAGCAGGCGGTATTTTTAATACTTCCTCGCATCTAGCCGATGGCCGCATCGAAGTGCTGACCACTGCGGCGGTTAATCAAGGCTTACCCCAGGCATTATGTCAAAAAATTGCCCGATCGCTCACCGCTGAAGCTGTGCAGAAATTACTAGCACAACCAGAATTCAAACCATATCAACGACCTTTTTTTAGTCATATTGGCCAACAAATTCAAACCAGAGCTAAAGCTTATGTGCATAAATATAGCGATCGCCAGGTAGATATTGAAGTAATCCTGGTCGATCGACAGGGGCAGATATTGTTTGACTCTGGTTCGCCAAGCTGA
- the trxA gene encoding thioredoxin encodes MAVKKQFDSFEDLLKSSELPILVDFYAPWCGPCQIMARVLEQVSPQVKDKAQIVKINTDIYQGLASQYGIHGLPTMMIFKDGKPVDRFEGAVTADQLYERLQPHI; translated from the coding sequence ATGGCCGTAAAGAAGCAGTTTGATAGCTTTGAAGATCTTTTGAAAAGTTCGGAGTTGCCAATTTTAGTTGACTTCTATGCTCCCTGGTGTGGCCCTTGTCAGATTATGGCCAGGGTTCTAGAACAGGTCAGCCCCCAAGTCAAAGATAAGGCGCAAATAGTAAAGATCAATACGGATATTTACCAAGGGCTGGCCTCGCAATATGGCATTCATGGCCTGCCCACGATGATGATTTTCAAGGATGGTAAGCCGGTCGATCGCTTTGAGGGTGCTGTTACTGCCGATCAGCTATATGAGCGTTTGCAGCCACATATTTAG
- a CDS encoding MgtC/SapB family protein, which yields MESLAILGWLGLTQRLGCSLLVGGIVGWERESARHAAGLRTHLLVSLGAALFVVIPIESGILIAHPEALSRIIQGVATGVGFIGAGTIVGKSKVHGITTAADIWVTAALGLAAGCGLVALSLIGAMLMWFILRVLRRLEANI from the coding sequence ATGGAAAGTTTAGCGATTTTAGGCTGGTTAGGCTTGACCCAACGCCTGGGCTGTTCGCTGCTGGTGGGTGGTATTGTTGGCTGGGAGCGCGAATCAGCCAGACACGCCGCAGGCCTAAGGACTCATTTGTTAGTGAGCCTGGGCGCAGCATTGTTTGTGGTTATTCCGATCGAAAGTGGGATCTTGATCGCTCATCCCGAAGCCCTGAGCCGGATTATTCAGGGGGTGGCGACTGGCGTTGGTTTCATTGGCGCAGGCACGATCGTAGGTAAGTCCAAGGTACACGGCATTACCACGGCAGCCGATATCTGGGTGACGGCGGCGCTTGGTTTGGCGGCAGGCTGTGGCTTGGTTGCGCTTAGCCTCATCGGGGCAATGCTGATGTGGTTCATTTTGCGGGTGTTGCGCAGGCTAGAAGCTAATATTTAA
- a CDS encoding ABC1 kinase family protein, which translates to MADKSKLNGSEIALDRYDAEVIGQFYRRRPLQVWARCFAIFSSLAFFFLSLWTDKKLGQADRNAKKRAIQLRKLLTRLGPAFIKIGQALSTRPDIVPPLYMDELSQLQDQLPAFDNKTAFRFIREELGADPTEVYAEITADPIAAASLGQVYKARLKTGEVVAVKVQRPDIKDGIALDMYILRGLAIWGKKNIKAIRSDLRAILDEFASRIFEEMDYVLEGQNAEKFEHLYGDLNGIYVPKIYWPYTAKRVLTMEWIDGLKLTDIEKIKQRGFDGRKIVEVGVQCSLRQLLDHGFFHADPHPGNLLVKNDGKLAYLDFGMMSQVEADRRFGLIEAIVHLVNRDFDALSKDYVRLGFLDEDTNLQPIIPALRNVFNEALGASVADLNFKNITDQLSQIMYDYPFRVPAYYALIIRSLVTLEGIALGVDPNFKVLAVAYPYVANRLLSDPNPELRDALKGVLFREGSFRWNRLENLLRNAGDNQDYDFQETIGQVTDFVLSPEGEFIRDRIADEIAIGIEEAAAKRLPIPGFDDANANQNGQGTEPKEEDMPLIGTATVSRWEHITNIWSILQNNGRIEPTEVLPMAGKILLRPETRQLGQRVVNQLAQRALARFIRELALKDEAEIVDLSNVDRQTLDAIAEQAQQSNPKIATNGNGGVKNLSSPQLINQKTPSAVGSPISRQLNGRTW; encoded by the coding sequence ATGGCCGATAAATCCAAACTCAACGGTTCAGAAATTGCATTAGATCGTTACGATGCTGAGGTGATCGGCCAGTTCTATCGCCGTAGACCATTGCAAGTATGGGCGCGTTGTTTTGCCATTTTCAGCTCCCTCGCGTTCTTCTTCTTAAGCCTGTGGACAGATAAAAAACTGGGGCAAGCCGATCGTAATGCTAAAAAACGGGCGATCCAACTAAGAAAACTATTAACCCGTCTTGGCCCTGCCTTCATCAAAATTGGACAAGCCCTCTCCACCCGTCCCGACATTGTGCCGCCTTTATATATGGACGAGTTGTCGCAGCTTCAGGATCAACTCCCCGCCTTTGATAATAAAACCGCCTTTCGTTTCATTCGGGAAGAATTGGGCGCAGATCCCACCGAGGTGTACGCGGAGATTACTGCCGACCCGATCGCGGCTGCTTCCTTGGGGCAGGTTTATAAGGCAAGGCTCAAAACTGGCGAAGTAGTGGCGGTGAAAGTGCAACGCCCTGATATTAAAGATGGGATCGCCCTGGATATGTATATCCTGCGTGGTTTGGCGATCTGGGGTAAGAAAAATATTAAAGCGATCCGCAGCGATCTTAGGGCAATTCTGGATGAGTTTGCCAGTCGCATTTTCGAGGAAATGGACTATGTGCTGGAAGGCCAGAACGCCGAGAAATTCGAGCATCTCTATGGCGATCTCAATGGCATCTATGTACCCAAAATCTACTGGCCATACACCGCCAAGCGGGTATTAACAATGGAGTGGATCGATGGCCTCAAGCTCACTGACATTGAAAAAATTAAACAGCGCGGGTTTGATGGTCGTAAGATCGTTGAAGTCGGTGTGCAATGCTCTTTGCGGCAATTGCTAGATCATGGTTTCTTCCATGCCGACCCGCACCCTGGCAACTTGTTAGTTAAGAATGATGGCAAGCTGGCCTACCTGGATTTTGGCATGATGAGTCAGGTAGAGGCCGATCGCCGCTTTGGCCTGATTGAAGCGATCGTGCATTTGGTCAATCGTGATTTTGATGCCCTTTCTAAGGATTATGTGCGGTTGGGTTTTTTGGACGAAGATACCAACCTGCAGCCAATCATTCCCGCCCTGCGTAATGTATTTAATGAGGCATTGGGCGCAAGCGTTGCCGACCTGAACTTTAAAAATATTACCGATCAGCTCTCGCAAATTATGTACGACTACCCATTCCGGGTGCCGGCCTACTATGCACTGATCATTCGATCGCTGGTCACCCTGGAAGGGATCGCCCTGGGCGTTGATCCAAACTTTAAGGTGCTGGCCGTAGCCTACCCCTATGTGGCCAACCGCCTGCTGAGCGATCCGAATCCCGAATTGCGTGATGCGCTCAAGGGGGTTCTGTTCCGGGAAGGTTCTTTCCGTTGGAATCGCCTCGAAAACCTACTGCGTAACGCGGGCGATAACCAGGATTATGACTTCCAGGAAACGATCGGCCAGGTGACTGATTTTGTCCTGTCGCCAGAAGGTGAGTTTATCCGCGATCGGATCGCCGATGAAATTGCGATCGGGATCGAAGAAGCGGCGGCTAAGCGATTGCCAATCCCTGGCTTTGATGATGCCAACGCCAATCAAAATGGTCAGGGGACAGAACCAAAGGAAGAGGATATGCCATTGATCGGCACTGCGACCGTTTCGCGCTGGGAGCATATCACCAACATCTGGTCAATTTTGCAAAATAATGGCCGGATTGAACCCACTGAAGTATTACCAATGGCGGGCAAGATTCTATTACGCCCTGAAACTCGCCAATTAGGCCAACGCGTGGTTAATCAGTTGGCGCAGCGAGCTTTGGCTAGATTCATTCGTGAATTGGCACTCAAAGATGAGGCGGAGATTGTCGATCTCAGTAATGTCGATCGGCAAACCCTGGACGCGATCGCTGAGCAGGCGCAGCAGTCAAACCCTAAGATCGCCACCAATGGCAACGGTGGTGTTAAAAACCTTTCATCGCCCCAACTGATTAATCAAAAAACTCCTAGTGCCGTGGGATCGCCAATCAGCAGGCAGCTTAATGGACGCACTTGGTAG
- a CDS encoding response regulator transcription factor — translation MNKVLVVEDSPPQREMITALLRDSGLSVSAAIDGVEALEQISGSCPDLVVLDIVMPRMNGYELCRRLKTDPKTQEVPVVMCSTKGEEFDRYWGMRQGADAYIAKPFQPQELVGTVKQLLRKT, via the coding sequence ATGAATAAAGTTTTGGTTGTTGAGGATAGCCCCCCGCAACGGGAAATGATAACGGCTTTACTTAGAGATAGCGGTTTAAGTGTGAGTGCAGCGATCGATGGGGTTGAAGCCCTAGAGCAAATATCGGGGAGCTGCCCTGACTTGGTAGTGCTCGATATTGTGATGCCGCGCATGAATGGCTATGAGTTATGCCGCCGCCTCAAAACTGATCCCAAGACCCAGGAAGTGCCGGTGGTAATGTGCTCGACTAAGGGCGAAGAATTCGATCGCTATTGGGGGATGCGCCAAGGTGCTGATGCATATATTGCTAAGCCATTTCAACCCCAAGAGCTGGTGGGCACGGTCAAACAACTCCTGCGCAAAACCTAG
- a CDS encoding calcium-binding protein: MAIINNPELQILFQNLIDVAFNGAIAGQFFDLTVGTDVVELDAGTTAQNPGGVRALDSADFVTGSNSTDIINGNTGSDFLVGNDGNDYLRGGQDNDFISGITGRNIINGNRGNDSFLNGGVGEDLIRGGQDNDTLLGNEGNDYLIGDFGSDNLTGGFGADTFVLRVEASNGSDSALADAIFDFNLAEGDRIVIAGNIFAEDVSLSIEPVASLSTPEASVPGENVPIAGVLRQISTGVALGVIVGVTDVNQVLGGLELTGADDPILAIG, translated from the coding sequence ATGGCAATTATTAATAATCCTGAGCTGCAAATTCTATTCCAGAATTTAATCGATGTTGCCTTCAATGGCGCGATCGCCGGCCAGTTTTTTGATCTAACCGTTGGTACTGATGTGGTTGAGCTGGATGCTGGCACCACAGCACAAAACCCCGGTGGAGTGAGGGCACTTGACTCGGCGGATTTTGTGACTGGCTCAAACAGCACTGATATTATCAATGGCAATACTGGCAGTGATTTCCTGGTAGGTAATGATGGCAATGATTATCTGCGCGGTGGCCAGGATAATGATTTTATCTCCGGCATTACAGGGCGGAATATTATCAATGGCAATCGCGGCAATGATTCATTTCTCAATGGTGGGGTTGGCGAAGATCTGATTCGGGGTGGCCAGGATAACGATACCTTGCTGGGCAATGAAGGCAATGATTATTTGATTGGTGATTTTGGCAGTGATAACCTGACGGGCGGGTTTGGTGCGGATACCTTTGTGCTGCGAGTAGAGGCAAGTAATGGCAGTGATTCAGCCCTAGCAGATGCCATTTTTGACTTCAATTTGGCCGAAGGCGATCGCATTGTGATTGCAGGTAATATTTTCGCAGAAGATGTGAGCCTGAGCATTGAACCAGTGGCAAGCCTATCTACACCAGAAGCCTCTGTACCGGGAGAAAATGTACCGATCGCAGGGGTGCTGCGGCAGATCTCAACTGGGGTGGCCTTGGGAGTAATTGTGGGGGTAACAGATGTGAATCAGGTTTTGGGTGGTTTGGAATTAACCGGAGCAGATGATCCTATTTTGGCGATCGGTTAA
- a CDS encoding CHASE2 domain-containing protein, with product MSTARQNLGMDKQPRQWQKLWRWFLKPEGIGYLLVSFWAIGGGLATAYLPVARLMEKQTQSTFFSWRGAIEPPAEIVILAIDEQSLSQGEFYDPEQRAFLEPLQSWPWQRAAYAQVIEQLMAAGAKVVAIDILLDTPSIYGFEDDDRLQATLDNYGDRVVLAASLDFTDTQEALIMQLLTPEETYFLDYSSIGMVNFDKEINQKIHRLGDGYDLPIFVDESAESEDLANSPDSVRILSFAEATLSQAGIDYVPPSANNYIYFFGPGNTWFEAGQQVPFFYVIDPQNWQNDIIRNGEFFRDKIVLIGATASSLQDIQFSAYGDMPGVEVHANAIATLMSNRAIAEVVPNRFQKGIAVLFLLMLVGIGLSQLKRPVIQFLVALAIALAWGIFGFTSLVYGNLIIATAMPVTAITLIGLSLMATGAIASQLERLQLRRTLSRYMAEPIVQEIMNQPDDYRALLIGRSQTAVVFFTDIRGFTTLLSKLPARDIVQQLNQYLEVMVDIILENQGTVDKFIGDAIMAEFGSPVSQGEKTDVMNSLKAALEMRSALANLRQEWKDNGKLPFFNGIGINWGEVVVGDIGSPRRKEYAVIGDTVNVASRVEGLTKELGTDILITDSVYELVKDEIEVVDMGDHLLRGRAGSIKLYGLVSLKGEDDQLFKQVQQELKRHLSVLSLLRSGKFRTPYK from the coding sequence TTGAGCACCGCGAGGCAAAATCTGGGGATGGACAAACAACCAAGACAATGGCAAAAACTCTGGCGTTGGTTCCTCAAACCAGAAGGAATCGGCTATCTGCTAGTGAGCTTTTGGGCGATCGGTGGTGGTCTGGCAACAGCCTATTTACCCGTGGCCAGGTTGATGGAAAAGCAAACCCAATCTACTTTTTTTAGCTGGCGCGGCGCGATCGAACCACCGGCAGAAATTGTAATTCTGGCGATCGATGAACAATCATTGTCCCAGGGTGAGTTTTATGATCCAGAGCAAAGAGCATTTTTAGAACCACTCCAATCCTGGCCCTGGCAACGTGCCGCCTATGCCCAGGTAATCGAGCAACTGATGGCAGCAGGCGCAAAGGTGGTGGCGATCGATATTTTGCTGGATACTCCCAGTATCTATGGGTTTGAGGATGATGATAGGTTACAGGCCACTTTAGACAATTATGGCGATCGGGTGGTGTTGGCCGCTTCCCTCGATTTCACCGACACCCAGGAAGCCTTGATTATGCAATTGCTCACCCCCGAAGAGACCTACTTCTTGGACTACAGCAGCATTGGCATGGTGAATTTTGATAAGGAAATCAATCAAAAAATCCATCGCCTGGGGGATGGCTATGATCTGCCGATCTTTGTGGATGAATCGGCTGAGAGTGAAGATTTAGCTAATAGCCCTGACAGTGTGCGCATTCTCTCATTTGCGGAAGCGACCCTCAGCCAGGCTGGGATCGACTATGTTCCTCCTAGCGCGAATAACTACATTTATTTCTTTGGCCCTGGTAATACATGGTTCGAGGCGGGTCAACAGGTGCCGTTTTTCTATGTGATCGATCCGCAAAATTGGCAAAACGACATTATCCGCAATGGCGAGTTTTTCCGCGACAAAATTGTGTTAATTGGGGCTACGGCCAGTTCCCTGCAAGATATTCAATTCTCAGCCTATGGGGATATGCCAGGGGTAGAAGTGCATGCCAATGCGATCGCTACGCTGATGAGCAATCGAGCAATCGCCGAAGTGGTGCCCAATCGCTTCCAGAAAGGGATCGCGGTTCTATTTCTATTGATGCTGGTGGGGATTGGCCTGAGCCAACTCAAACGCCCAGTAATTCAATTTTTGGTGGCCCTGGCGATCGCACTTGCCTGGGGAATATTTGGCTTTACCAGCCTGGTCTATGGCAACTTGATCATTGCTACGGCAATGCCTGTTACAGCCATTACATTAATTGGCCTATCGTTGATGGCAACTGGGGCGATCGCTTCGCAGCTAGAGCGATTGCAACTGCGGCGTACCCTCTCGCGGTATATGGCCGAGCCGATCGTGCAGGAGATTATGAACCAGCCGGACGACTATCGGGCGCTGCTGATCGGTCGCAGTCAAACTGCGGTAGTGTTTTTTACAGATATTCGTGGCTTTACTACCCTGCTGAGCAAGTTACCCGCCCGCGATATCGTGCAACAACTCAATCAATACCTGGAAGTCATGGTAGACATTATTCTCGAAAACCAGGGCACGGTAGATAAGTTCATCGGTGATGCGATCATGGCGGAATTTGGTTCCCCAGTCAGTCAGGGCGAAAAAACAGATGTGATGAACTCGCTCAAGGCAGCTCTGGAAATGCGATCGGCCCTGGCAAACTTGCGCCAGGAATGGAAAGACAATGGCAAGTTACCTTTTTTCAATGGCATTGGCATCAACTGGGGTGAGGTGGTGGTGGGTGATATTGGTTCGCCTCGCCGCAAGGAATACGCAGTAATTGGTGACACAGTGAATGTGGCCAGCAGAGTTGAGGGGCTAACCAAAGAGCTGGGGACTGATATTTTAATCACTGACTCCGTCTATGAACTGGTCAAGGATGAGATCGAAGTAGTAGACATGGGCGATCACCTGCTGCGGGGTCGGGCTGGCTCGATCAAGCTCTATGGTTTGGTCAGCCTGAAAGGTGAAGATGATCAACTCTTCAAGCAGGTACAACAAGAACTCAAACGCCATTTGAGTGTATTAAGTTTGCTCAGAAGCGGCAAATTCAGAACTCCATACAAATGA
- a CDS encoding response regulator, whose protein sequence is MQGTLKEIDVTSILRLIELGQRTGELLIESNTGRSWFVFFVNGEITYATDPTSNLNRLRDYLHGLNLDSALEQVLTAKLGINVIEYGQIWALLESQVLSPKQAKAIIRAMIVEVLFDILSLHEGNFVFELGASLAPQLTTIKLSPLLKQITIELQAWYRFYPYIQSPDQCPAIAIDGALPKLNQWVNGKTSLRQLARYGNQSIFAIAKNMYTGILSGAVAMAPLALPVTTKPRHEALRIICIDDSVTICRAVEYILHNNGYQVTAISNPIKALSLVFQLKPDLILCDIAMPDLDGYELCGMFRKSSYFARKPIIMLTGKDGFIDRVKARMVGATEYLTKPFGEKELLMMVEKYLANSHINSEGIAAFESYHENDGSNLDILGISSS, encoded by the coding sequence ATGCAGGGGACGCTGAAGGAAATAGATGTGACCAGTATTCTCAGGCTAATTGAGCTGGGGCAGCGTACTGGTGAATTATTGATCGAATCCAACACGGGGCGATCGTGGTTTGTGTTTTTTGTGAATGGCGAAATCACCTATGCAACCGACCCAACCAGTAACTTAAATCGCCTGCGTGATTACCTGCATGGACTTAATCTCGACAGCGCCCTGGAACAGGTTTTAACGGCCAAATTGGGCATCAATGTGATTGAATATGGCCAGATTTGGGCTTTACTAGAGTCTCAGGTGCTTTCCCCCAAGCAGGCCAAAGCAATTATCCGAGCCATGATTGTTGAGGTGCTCTTTGATATTCTCAGCTTACATGAGGGTAATTTTGTGTTTGAACTCGGTGCTTCCTTAGCGCCACAGCTCACCACCATCAAGCTTTCACCCCTGCTCAAGCAAATTACGATCGAGCTACAGGCTTGGTATCGGTTCTATCCCTACATCCAATCGCCCGATCAATGCCCAGCGATCGCCATTGATGGTGCCTTGCCCAAACTGAATCAATGGGTGAATGGCAAGACCTCGCTCCGCCAACTGGCGCGTTATGGTAACCAGAGTATCTTTGCGATCGCCAAAAATATGTATACAGGGATCTTAAGTGGGGCGGTAGCAATGGCTCCTCTCGCTTTGCCAGTAACTACCAAACCCAGACATGAAGCATTGCGGATAATTTGTATCGATGATAGTGTCACAATTTGCCGGGCGGTAGAGTATATTCTTCATAACAATGGCTACCAGGTAACGGCGATCTCCAACCCGATTAAGGCGCTTAGCTTAGTATTTCAGCTCAAACCAGATTTAATCCTTTGCGACATTGCTATGCCCGATTTAGATGGCTACGAATTATGCGGCATGTTTAGAAAGTCTAGCTACTTTGCCCGAAAGCCGATTATTATGCTAACAGGCAAGGATGGCTTTATCGATCGAGTAAAGGCGCGCATGGTTGGTGCAACTGAGTATTTAACTAAGCCCTTTGGTGAGAAGGAGTTATTGATGATGGTGGAAAAATATTTGGCCAATAGCCATATCAATTCAGAGGGGATCGCTGCTTTTGAGTCCTACCACGAAAATGATGGGAGCAACCTGGACATACTAGGAATTAGCAGTAGCTAG
- a CDS encoding tetratricopeptide repeat protein, translated as MASLRRKSKPKIFNPKRKDTARGFADRSASGSKLRSQPTIKQSGHPDTESIKPIQRISLCMIVKNEAERLEQCLASVQGLVDEIVLVDTGSTDETIEIAKGFSAKIFHYDWHDHFAAARNYSLQQAQGDWILVLDADEVINPEAIAAITNQIRQQIKAKNCLAINLVRLEVGANQTPYSLVSRLFRRHQEISFKGIYHELIDDSVNEILQREPGWQIATIEHPIAIYHYGYQVEQIDRKRKHQFAQRLMQKHLATYPHDSYMYSKLGALLVENGDLEAGLTTLKTGLSKADEHHAPPQIWFELYFHLAIVHSEQTNLPGAIDYYQQAISQSVPNLVKLPAYNNLGNLFQQQEQFELAHSQYEQVTQIAPNFAKGFYNLGIALRHLRQLDRAVAAYQQAIAIEPRYAQAHQNLGVALLKIGQPAEAIESLQRAIELHYEQGNGAIARELETTLKQMGLV; from the coding sequence GTGGCCAGTTTGCGTCGTAAATCTAAACCTAAAATTTTTAACCCCAAGAGAAAAGACACCGCCAGGGGATTTGCCGATCGCTCCGCCTCTGGTTCTAAGCTACGATCGCAGCCAACAATTAAACAGTCTGGGCATCCCGATACAGAATCGATCAAACCAATTCAACGCATCAGCCTGTGCATGATTGTCAAAAACGAAGCGGAGCGATTGGAGCAATGCCTTGCTAGTGTGCAAGGTTTAGTAGATGAAATTGTCTTAGTAGACACTGGCTCCACCGACGAGACGATCGAGATCGCCAAGGGCTTCAGCGCCAAGATCTTTCATTACGATTGGCATGATCATTTTGCCGCCGCCCGCAACTATTCGCTTCAGCAAGCCCAGGGGGATTGGATTTTGGTGCTGGATGCCGATGAGGTAATTAATCCAGAGGCGATCGCCGCAATTACCAACCAGATCCGCCAACAGATTAAAGCAAAAAATTGTCTGGCAATTAATCTGGTACGCCTGGAAGTAGGAGCAAACCAAACCCCCTATTCACTGGTTTCGCGGTTGTTTCGCCGCCATCAGGAGATCAGCTTCAAAGGCATCTACCATGAATTGATCGATGATAGTGTCAATGAAATTTTGCAACGGGAACCAGGCTGGCAGATCGCCACGATCGAGCATCCCATTGCGATCTACCACTACGGTTACCAGGTTGAGCAAATCGATCGTAAACGCAAACACCAGTTCGCCCAAAGGTTAATGCAAAAACACCTGGCCACCTATCCCCATGACAGCTATATGTATAGCAAATTGGGAGCCCTGCTAGTGGAAAATGGCGATCTAGAGGCTGGCTTAACTACCTTAAAAACTGGTTTGAGCAAGGCTGATGAGCATCATGCACCACCCCAGATCTGGTTTGAATTGTATTTCCATCTGGCGATCGTCCACAGCGAACAAACCAACTTGCCAGGGGCGATCGATTATTACCAACAGGCAATTAGTCAATCGGTGCCAAATTTGGTGAAACTACCTGCCTACAACAATCTGGGTAATTTGTTTCAACAGCAAGAGCAATTTGAGCTAGCCCATAGCCAATATGAACAGGTAACCCAAATTGCCCCTAATTTTGCCAAGGGCTTTTATAATCTTGGTATTGCGCTGCGGCATCTGCGTCAGTTAGATCGGGCGGTGGCTGCCTATCAACAGGCGATCGCCATTGAGCCCAGATATGCCCAAGCGCACCAGAATCTAGGCGTGGCTTTGCTCAAAATTGGCCAACCTGCTGAGGCGATTGAGTCATTACAACGGGCGATCGAGCTGCACTATGAGCAAGGTAATGGGGCGATCGCTAGGGAGCTAGAAACTACCCTCAAGCAAATGGGACTAGTTTAA
- a CDS encoding ribonuclease HII, with the protein MNKPNFEPFWQFECDRHPVAGVDEVGRGALFGAVVAAAVILPVEPVDRLALAEHNHTGCYGQLVSAGVRDSKQLSATQRDELDSLIRSVAIDCQIGTASVAEIAELNILNASLLAMERAIAQLQPRPNHCLIDGNRQIKFKIIAPIDQTTVVKGDQKSLSIAAASIIAKVWRDRYVIDLAEKYPDYDLVNNKGYATAKHRQAIKELGFSDLHRRSFKLQELAGNENLSSQLPDQQLDLLNN; encoded by the coding sequence TTGAACAAGCCAAATTTTGAACCGTTCTGGCAATTTGAGTGCGATCGCCATCCTGTTGCCGGTGTAGACGAGGTGGGTCGGGGTGCTTTATTTGGTGCAGTGGTGGCGGCGGCGGTGATTTTACCAGTTGAGCCTGTCGATCGCCTTGCGCTTGCTGAGCATAATCATACTGGCTGTTATGGGCAGTTAGTATCGGCGGGAGTCAGGGACAGTAAGCAACTTAGCGCTACCCAACGCGATGAATTGGATTCTTTAATTCGTTCTGTAGCGATCGATTGCCAGATTGGCACTGCCTCGGTGGCGGAAATTGCCGAGCTAAATATTTTGAATGCTAGTTTGCTGGCAATGGAACGGGCGATCGCCCAACTGCAACCCCGGCCAAACCATTGTTTGATTGATGGCAATCGGCAAATTAAATTTAAAATCATTGCCCCAATTGACCAAACCACAGTGGTGAAGGGAGATCAAAAGTCCCTCTCGATCGCCGCAGCCAGCATTATTGCCAAGGTGTGGCGCGATCGCTATGTGATTGATCTGGCAGAGAAATATCCTGACTATGACTTAGTGAATAACAAAGGCTATGCCACCGCCAAGCACCGCCAGGCAATCAAAGAACTTGGTTTTAGCGATCTACATCGCCGTAGTTTTAAGCTCCAGGAGTTGGCAGGTAATGAAAATCTTAGTTCTCAACTGCCTGACCAACAATTAGATTTACTTAATAACTGA